A stretch of the uncultured Desulfobacter sp. genome encodes the following:
- a CDS encoding ABC transporter ATP-binding protein — MDIEITALEKTFENRDRAIFRNLDAVFHTGRVSVILGKSGIGKSSLLNLIAGIDIPDKGDIRIGNHLMSGMDDAGRTLFRRRHIGFVFQSFNLIPVLTVLENVTLVGQLDGRPDKDIRRRAAALLEAVELSDRQKEFPDRLSGGEQQRVALARALINDPAVILADEPTGNLDKETGTAVLKMISTQARQLNKTLIMVTHSPDALAWADEVYTVENATLVPGNTI, encoded by the coding sequence ATGGATATCGAAATAACAGCACTTGAAAAAACGTTTGAGAACCGGGATCGGGCTATCTTCAGAAATCTTGATGCGGTATTTCATACCGGTAGGGTCTCTGTCATCCTGGGCAAAAGCGGGATCGGCAAATCCAGTCTTTTGAATCTCATTGCAGGGATTGATATACCGGACAAAGGAGATATTCGCATTGGCAACCACCTGATGTCGGGGATGGATGATGCCGGCCGCACCTTGTTCCGGCGCCGGCATATCGGCTTTGTCTTCCAATCTTTTAACCTTATCCCTGTGCTCACTGTACTGGAAAATGTTACATTGGTAGGGCAGTTGGACGGCAGGCCGGACAAGGATATTCGCCGGCGTGCTGCCGCTTTACTTGAAGCCGTAGAGTTGTCAGACCGCCAAAAAGAGTTTCCTGACCGGCTTTCCGGCGGGGAACAGCAGCGCGTCGCGCTGGCCCGTGCCTTAATTAATGATCCTGCTGTCATCCTGGCCGATGAACCCACGGGCAATCTGGACAAAGAGACCGGTACAGCCGTCCTTAAAATGATATCAACACAGGCCCGGCAATTGAACAAAACCCTTATTATGGTTACCCACAGCCCGGATGCTCTGGCATGGGCCGATGAGGTGTACACAGTTGAAAACGCCACACTGGTCCCGGGGAATACCATATGA
- a CDS encoding ATP-binding protein: MKRLLIYLYLFMMAVFLLINFCVSPLYWQIVTKNLEHQYGLFWADLTKGFFHVIEAELNRVPVENWDASIKEMQSHFVFPLSIEPIASMQLTESERSVLANGEIWVKNAPGAFFKKQMSDSGLVLIMGPMPDFEFNKFLLDLLFSLVIALIFFLFALLVVWPYAKKLRRIGIAAEAFGRGKLDARADLPPRSSLAHLANAFNSMADRIQELICSHKELTHAVSHELRTPLARLRFSMEMISSAGKDEFDKREKYLDGMRHDVDELDLLISEMLTYAKLDKSYRPQMEQIDLGLWLTELVAVLVAENPNSIIEYRNGSTDPKLILMASPQFLELALRNLVQNAVRYSNSRIRITLKTVDDQVVVHVDDDGPGIPPADRQRIFEPFVQLDPHSNPDLSGYGFGLAIVRRVAIWHAGRVTVCEAPMGGARFSLMLPIV, translated from the coding sequence ATGAAACGCCTTTTAATCTATCTATACTTGTTTATGATGGCCGTATTTCTGTTGATCAACTTTTGTGTCTCTCCGCTCTATTGGCAAATTGTTACCAAAAACCTTGAACACCAATACGGTCTTTTTTGGGCTGATCTTACAAAGGGGTTTTTCCATGTTATCGAAGCTGAATTGAACCGGGTCCCTGTAGAAAATTGGGATGCGTCAATAAAAGAGATGCAATCCCACTTTGTTTTTCCGTTATCAATTGAGCCAATCGCATCAATGCAGCTGACGGAATCAGAACGTTCTGTTTTGGCCAATGGCGAGATTTGGGTTAAAAATGCGCCGGGAGCCTTTTTCAAAAAACAGATGTCGGACAGCGGTCTGGTTCTGATCATGGGGCCTATGCCGGATTTTGAATTTAACAAGTTTTTATTAGATCTGTTGTTCAGCCTTGTCATTGCATTGATATTTTTCTTATTTGCCTTGTTGGTGGTTTGGCCGTATGCAAAAAAACTCCGCCGTATCGGCATTGCCGCTGAGGCTTTCGGCCGCGGCAAATTGGATGCCCGGGCCGATTTGCCGCCACGATCATCTCTGGCCCATCTGGCCAATGCGTTCAACAGCATGGCCGACCGCATCCAGGAACTTATTTGCTCTCACAAGGAACTGACCCATGCGGTATCCCACGAACTTCGCACCCCATTGGCACGCCTGCGTTTCAGTATGGAGATGATATCCTCGGCCGGAAAAGATGAATTTGATAAGCGAGAAAAATATCTTGACGGCATGCGGCACGATGTGGATGAGCTGGATCTTCTGATTTCAGAAATGCTGACTTACGCCAAACTTGATAAAAGTTATCGCCCTCAAATGGAACAAATAGATTTGGGCCTCTGGTTGACCGAATTGGTGGCTGTTTTGGTTGCTGAAAACCCAAACTCAATCATTGAGTACCGGAACGGCAGCACTGACCCCAAATTAATACTAATGGCCAGCCCCCAATTTTTGGAACTCGCTCTGCGAAATCTGGTGCAAAATGCCGTTCGGTATTCAAATTCACGAATCCGGATTACTTTAAAAACCGTTGACGACCAGGTTGTTGTTCATGTGGATGATGACGGACCGGGCATACCGCCGGCCGATCGTCAGCGCATCTTTGAACCTTTTGTGCAATTGGATCCACACAGCAACCCGGATCTTTCCGGTTATGGCTTTGGTCTGGCCATTGTGCGCCGCGTAGCAATTTGGCACGCTGGAAGGGTCACTGTTTGTGAAGCACCCATGGGGGGCGCGCGGTTTTCCCTGATGCTACCCATCGTTTAA
- a CDS encoding LuxR C-terminal-related transcriptional regulator, which translates to MTQSPLTYSDTLIRSIFDSLSAHIAIVDDQGCILETNAAWRNFSRENSADGSGGIDGGINFTGLNYLKICESATGEGAQDAKNVAMGIRQVIEKECDEFLYDYPCHSPTGKRWFYMRAIRMAGADPVRVIVSHEDITQLKLAQEELKAHKTILEERNQSLEEVNIALKVIIEQREKDKADAEKHFLAHLRALVLPYINKLKAGNLSQRDQTLLDLVESRLNEAISPMIQRFDNAGIILTPQEMQVADLVKAGKSTAEIADILFVSEATVSFHRKNLRTKLGLKNKHTNLRSFLLSMS; encoded by the coding sequence ATGACTCAGAGCCCCCTGACATATTCAGATACGCTGATTCGCAGCATTTTTGACTCGCTGTCCGCCCACATTGCAATTGTTGACGACCAGGGCTGCATCCTGGAGACAAATGCCGCCTGGCGAAACTTCTCCAGAGAAAACAGTGCCGACGGTTCCGGTGGAATCGACGGCGGTATTAATTTTACAGGCCTCAATTACCTGAAAATTTGTGAATCGGCCACAGGGGAAGGGGCCCAAGATGCCAAAAATGTTGCCATGGGCATACGGCAGGTGATCGAAAAAGAGTGTGATGAGTTTCTTTATGATTACCCCTGCCATTCCCCCACAGGGAAAAGATGGTTTTACATGCGGGCGATCCGGATGGCAGGTGCAGACCCTGTCCGGGTGATTGTCAGCCATGAAGACATTACGCAGTTGAAGCTGGCCCAGGAGGAACTCAAAGCACACAAAACAATTCTTGAAGAACGCAATCAGAGCCTGGAAGAGGTCAATATCGCGTTGAAGGTCATTATAGAACAGCGGGAAAAAGATAAGGCCGATGCCGAAAAGCATTTTCTTGCCCACCTGAGAGCCCTTGTTCTACCCTATATCAATAAGCTTAAGGCCGGCAATTTAAGCCAAAGAGACCAGACATTGCTGGATCTAGTGGAAAGTCGCCTCAATGAAGCTATCAGCCCCATGATCCAGCGCTTTGACAACGCCGGTATTATTCTGACCCCCCAGGAAATGCAGGTGGCCGACCTGGTCAAAGCAGGAAAAAGTACGGCGGAAATTGCCGATATTCTTTTCGTCTCCGAAGCCACGGTCAGTTTTCACCGTAAAAATCTGCGCACCAAACTGGGCCTGAAAAACAAACACACCAATCTAAGGTCTTTTCTGCTTTCCATGTCCTGA
- a CDS encoding FtsX-like permease family protein, translated as MRLSPLVRTCFRSSRSHPLRTFLLIFGIALGVAGVIAIDIAKTSVSKSFELSTAALTQQATHHIIGADFTVPQSLFVQLRTELGLKKTAPVITREVTVPELGDRTLTLMGIDPFSEVHFRDIRFAAAQSGTTPDPDNIRQVMIRGDGVILSRSLAASTELGVGDALTLAFGDRKVVTHIGGLISGGVAGAAFDGVILTDIALAQEILGIGNRISRIDLILPTEDNTRQVRQLLSPGLILTDTATRNQTVRGLSRSFETSLTAFSMLVLFMGIFLIYNTVSFSVARRRGLNGVLRALGATRKEIFLAVEAEVLVYALAGSALGVVLGIMLGRGAVHAVTATVSDMYYTLTVSRTFISASTLMKGAGIGILAALASSFMPALNAANTQPVTLMQRSASESSLARFIPGLSGGGLLALVFAVVIFNWPGISTNLVFAGVFMVFAGASFLTPALIIFVTRVAEVLLLKGPGRLFIRSYIIVGMAFSNIRRSLSRSAVLIASLMVVVSVYIGIDTMTRSFRLSIAEWVDGHIGGDVHVSSPDELHPALDEGLVEKISALPDVRDISAYTIHRAFSTASGEVHIFAYQRDLSQKKWVWQAPGVKNDVDINRRLSEGWIIVSEIFARRHNMIPKGKDSPVVTMDTRLGSRQFRVAGMFRDFFMGGGRVVVSPETMKNFWGHDDITSIQVFVRDEGQGVENPAGKQETVGQVMSQLRAFTPKNSMLKIVSGLEIKQNILAVFDKTFLITSALQLLTAIVALTGIINSVMAMILERTRELGILRACGAVPGQIRTLVLWECTAAGALAGLFALPLGVFLSWVLIYVVNYISFGWTYDMQLSWLTLIQALTFSGLSAFLAGIIPAFRAGRLDIKNALRTE; from the coding sequence ATGAGACTATCACCTTTAGTCCGCACCTGTTTCAGATCTTCCAGATCCCATCCACTGCGAACTTTTTTGCTGATTTTCGGCATTGCGCTGGGTGTTGCCGGGGTCATTGCCATTGATATTGCCAAAACGTCTGTCAGCAAATCCTTTGAGCTTTCAACGGCCGCTCTGACTCAGCAGGCCACCCACCATATTATTGGCGCGGACTTTACTGTTCCCCAGTCCCTTTTTGTCCAATTACGCACCGAGCTAGGGTTAAAAAAAACAGCCCCGGTCATTACCCGCGAGGTAACGGTTCCCGAGTTGGGCGACCGCACCTTGACCCTTATGGGCATTGATCCGTTTTCCGAAGTGCATTTCAGGGATATTCGATTCGCAGCGGCCCAATCGGGAACAACACCGGATCCCGACAATATCAGGCAGGTCATGATTCGTGGTGATGGGGTGATCCTTTCCAGGTCACTGGCGGCATCAACCGAGCTTGGGGTTGGCGACGCCTTGACCCTCGCGTTTGGGGACCGAAAGGTTGTTACCCACATCGGAGGGCTGATCTCCGGAGGTGTCGCTGGGGCGGCCTTTGACGGTGTGATCCTGACAGACATTGCCCTGGCCCAGGAAATCCTAGGAATAGGAAACCGAATCAGCCGCATTGACCTGATACTCCCAACAGAGGATAATACCCGTCAAGTGAGACAACTGCTTTCTCCAGGCCTGATCCTGACGGACACTGCTACCCGCAACCAGACTGTTCGTGGACTCTCCCGGTCTTTTGAAACCAGCCTCACTGCATTTTCCATGCTCGTCCTCTTCATGGGTATTTTCCTTATTTACAATACGGTTTCTTTTTCAGTGGCCCGCCGCCGGGGACTTAACGGCGTATTGAGAGCCTTAGGCGCAACCCGGAAAGAAATTTTCCTGGCCGTTGAAGCCGAGGTTCTTGTCTATGCCCTGGCCGGTTCCGCTCTGGGTGTGGTGCTGGGGATTATGCTGGGCAGGGGCGCTGTTCATGCTGTAACAGCAACGGTCTCGGACATGTACTATACCCTCACGGTCAGCCGAACCTTTATTTCGGCAAGCACGCTTATGAAAGGTGCCGGCATAGGCATCCTTGCGGCCCTGGCATCTTCTTTCATGCCTGCCCTGAATGCCGCAAACACACAGCCGGTAACCCTAATGCAGCGCTCTGCGTCTGAAAGCAGCCTTGCCCGGTTTATACCCGGCTTGTCAGGCGGGGGGCTGCTGGCATTGGTTTTTGCGGTGGTAATTTTCAACTGGCCCGGCATTTCAACCAACCTGGTGTTTGCCGGTGTTTTTATGGTGTTTGCCGGCGCCTCTTTTCTGACACCGGCCTTGATTATCTTTGTAACCCGGGTCGCTGAGGTTTTGCTGCTCAAAGGCCCGGGCCGACTCTTTATTCGCTCTTACATTATAGTCGGGATGGCATTCTCCAATATCCGCAGATCCCTTAGTCGCAGCGCTGTTTTGATCGCATCCCTGATGGTAGTGGTCAGCGTTTATATCGGTATTGACACCATGACCCGCAGCTTCAGGCTCTCCATCGCCGAATGGGTGGACGGACACATCGGGGGCGATGTGCATGTTTCCTCTCCGGATGAGCTGCACCCTGCTTTGGATGAGGGGCTTGTAGAAAAAATATCAGCACTTCCGGATGTCCGGGATATTTCCGCCTACACCATACACCGCGCCTTTTCCACGGCTTCCGGTGAGGTTCACATTTTTGCCTATCAACGGGATCTCTCACAAAAAAAGTGGGTCTGGCAGGCACCGGGCGTAAAAAACGATGTCGATATTAACCGGCGCTTGTCAGAGGGGTGGATCATTGTTTCTGAAATTTTTGCAAGACGGCACAATATGATCCCCAAGGGTAAGGACAGCCCCGTAGTCACCATGGATACACGCCTTGGTTCAAGGCAGTTCCGGGTTGCCGGTATGTTCAGGGATTTTTTTATGGGCGGCGGCCGTGTGGTGGTCAGTCCCGAAACCATGAAAAATTTCTGGGGCCATGATGACATTACATCCATACAGGTATTTGTCCGGGATGAGGGGCAAGGGGTTGAAAACCCGGCCGGCAAACAAGAAACCGTTGGGCAGGTCATGTCACAGCTCCGCGCCTTTACCCCGAAAAACAGCATGCTGAAGATCGTTTCCGGCCTTGAGATCAAGCAAAATATTTTGGCGGTCTTTGACAAGACCTTCCTGATCACCTCAGCCCTGCAGTTGCTCACGGCTATTGTAGCCCTGACCGGTATCATCAATTCAGTCATGGCAATGATCCTTGAACGTACAAGGGAACTTGGCATTCTGCGGGCCTGCGGCGCCGTTCCGGGACAGATCCGGACCCTGGTGCTGTGGGAGTGCACGGCCGCCGGCGCCCTTGCCGGACTTTTCGCACTGCCTCTCGGGGTGTTTTTATCCTGGGTGCTGATTTATGTGGTGAACTATATATCCTTTGGCTGGACCTATGATATGCAGTTGTCTTGGCTCACTTTGATCCAGGCATTGACATTCTCAGGGTTAAGCGCTTTTCTGGCAGGCATCATACCGGCATTCAGGGCCGGCCGCCTGGATATTAAAAATGCCCTGCGAACGGAGTAA
- a CDS encoding response regulator: protein MEQRRRILIVEDDRRLSELIQDYLQQQGYQVTGEHRGDRAAQRILYEKPVLVVLDLTLPGKDGLDVLRQIRAEYSGLILILTAREDDMDQVAGLEMGADDYVKKPVEPRVLLARIRALLRRTRISDSKQPEQSDEFPDDLNFGSLSINRQAHRVSLENTIIDLTTNEFELLLLLAANAGRILDRDTIYKVLRGISYDGLDRSVDVSISRLRKKLGDASSPPRRIKTIWGKGYLFVKDAW, encoded by the coding sequence TTGGAACAGCGGCGACGCATATTAATCGTGGAGGATGACAGGCGCCTGTCTGAATTAATTCAGGACTATTTGCAGCAACAGGGCTACCAGGTTACCGGAGAACACCGGGGAGACCGCGCGGCCCAGCGCATTCTTTATGAAAAACCGGTTCTGGTGGTGTTGGATTTGACCCTGCCCGGCAAAGACGGCCTTGATGTGCTTCGACAGATACGGGCGGAATATAGCGGGTTGATTTTGATTCTCACCGCCAGGGAAGATGATATGGACCAGGTGGCCGGCCTTGAGATGGGCGCTGACGATTATGTGAAAAAGCCGGTGGAGCCCCGCGTGCTGTTGGCCCGAATTCGGGCCTTGCTGAGACGCACCCGGATATCCGATTCAAAACAACCGGAGCAATCAGACGAATTTCCTGATGACCTCAACTTCGGCAGCCTTTCCATCAATCGCCAGGCACATCGGGTAAGCTTGGAAAACACCATCATCGACCTGACCACCAACGAGTTTGAACTGCTTTTACTGTTGGCGGCCAACGCCGGAAGAATACTGGATCGCGATACAATATATAAAGTGCTGCGCGGGATCAGTTACGATGGATTGGACCGCAGTGTGGATGTCTCCATATCACGGCTGCGCAAAAAACTGGGTGATGCATCTTCTCCCCCCAGGCGGATCAAAACCATCTGGGGCAAGGGATATCTGTTTGTCAAAGATGCCTGGTAA
- a CDS encoding lipocalin-like domain-containing protein: MFSSSCNAPPQYDDTVNIAQALSSDIDDDCHDKATQPGIIDFPNDLGAHESFKTEWWYYTGNLKTETGRHFGFQLTFFRQALDCEKREGNLPVENDKTGEKRSAWRTRQLYFAHFAVTDTQNRKFYSAQRINRGSLGIAGVQSVPFKAWIDDWQAVQLKADADTLHLTARARAENLQAAPQFSIHLTLTRQKPVILQGDRGLSRKGPGPSDASHYYSFPGMAAQGAVTVSGETSQAVGHAWFDHEWSTSALGSNVAGWDWFALRINEGPNAGTDLMVCQVRRRDGLPNGYGFGAVSYPDGSYDILSESDFSIEAQRIWTSPETGRTYPAQWTIRVKPSGLSLQIAPVVAAQEHTGMLPYYEGAINVQTPQGGGLGYVEMTGY, translated from the coding sequence ATGTTCTCGTCCAGCTGTAATGCACCGCCGCAGTATGATGATACGGTCAATATTGCTCAAGCCCTATCTTCGGATATCGATGATGATTGTCATGACAAAGCTACCCAGCCGGGAATCATTGATTTTCCAAACGATCTGGGCGCCCACGAGTCGTTTAAAACAGAATGGTGGTATTACACCGGCAATCTGAAAACCGAAACAGGTCGGCATTTTGGTTTTCAATTGACCTTTTTCCGCCAGGCACTGGATTGTGAAAAACGTGAGGGAAACCTGCCTGTTGAAAATGATAAAACCGGGGAAAAGAGATCAGCCTGGCGCACCCGCCAGCTTTACTTTGCCCATTTTGCCGTCACAGATACCCAAAACCGTAAATTTTATTCTGCCCAGCGTATAAATCGTGGCAGTTTAGGCATTGCCGGCGTTCAAAGCGTCCCCTTCAAAGCCTGGATTGATGATTGGCAGGCTGTCCAGCTCAAAGCTGATGCAGACACGCTTCACTTGACCGCCCGGGCCCGGGCAGAAAATCTGCAGGCAGCCCCCCAGTTTTCCATCCATCTCACCCTCACCCGGCAAAAACCGGTCATACTGCAGGGGGATCGGGGTCTTAGCCGGAAGGGGCCGGGACCATCGGATGCCTCCCACTATTATTCCTTTCCCGGTATGGCAGCACAAGGGGCTGTGACAGTTTCAGGTGAGACGTCTCAAGCTGTTGGCCATGCCTGGTTTGACCATGAATGGAGCACCTCTGCCCTGGGATCGAACGTGGCGGGCTGGGACTGGTTCGCCCTGCGGATCAATGAGGGCCCCAACGCCGGCACCGATCTGATGGTCTGCCAGGTGCGGCGTCGGGACGGTCTTCCCAATGGATATGGGTTCGGCGCCGTTTCTTATCCGGACGGCAGCTATGATATTTTGTCAGAGTCAGATTTTTCCATTGAAGCCCAGCGCATCTGGACCAGCCCTGAAACCGGGCGGACATATCCGGCACAATGGACCATCCGCGTCAAGCCTTCAGGGCTTTCACTACAGATCGCTCCGGTGGTGGCAGCCCAGGAGCATACGGGCATGCTTCCCTATTACGAGGGGGCGATAAATGTTCAAACGCCCCAAGGTGGCGGACTGGGATATGTGGAGATGACCGGGTATTAG
- a CDS encoding tetratricopeptide repeat protein — MQPGEKMRLNAEGENEWLRLKQHLEWSDDFALGFIFTRHPGVVAVFRNRLSDICRTRVTHLHIPVPDSPSDLIKKLLPRLLNPDEHKKALKQPFWIDLSARREKEWTQARLAFLIRLNEQRDPLRKSLKSPLILILPQEERSRIKELVPDLWAIRDFSMETRMWLADQPDSTHRPSSASSLVFPLTDQDRSMIEEWKKLSGRNRKDRGFFLAAQRAWEACRRTGQFQLGRRVAESQLNFSKKIIERIGETPQSLRDLSISLENVGKTSQALGEFETARTLFKESLEIRKKILERVGETPESLRDLSIALDNVGNTSQSMGEFEAARTLFKESLEISRKILERVGETPESLRDLFITLNNVGNTSQSMGEFEAARTLFKESLEISRKILERVGETPESLRDLSISLNNVGKTSQSMGEFEAARTLFKESLEISRKILERVGETPESLRDLSIALDNVGNTSQSMGEFEAARTLFKESLEIRKKILERVGETPESLRDLSIALNNVGKTSQSMGEFEAARTLFEESLGIRKKILERVGETPESLRDLSIALENVGKTSQSMGEFEAARTLFEESLEIRKKILERVGETPKSLRDLSIALENVSKTSQSMGEFEAARTLFEESLEIRKKILERVGETPKSLRDLFIALDNVGKTSQSMGEFEAARTLFEKSLEISRKILERVSETPESLRDLSIALDNVGKTSQSMGEFEAARTLFEESLEISRKILERVGETPESLRDLSVSLDNMGKVLQDLGEGESASKFFHQGLTIANELSQIYPEYPDYKDLKSHFETRLGQLKE, encoded by the coding sequence TTGCAGCCCGGGGAAAAGATGCGCCTGAATGCTGAAGGTGAAAATGAATGGCTCAGGCTGAAACAGCATCTTGAATGGAGCGATGATTTTGCCCTGGGCTTTATTTTTACCCGGCATCCAGGTGTCGTGGCTGTTTTCCGAAACCGCCTTTCAGATATCTGCCGCACCCGGGTTACCCATCTTCACATTCCTGTACCGGATTCTCCGTCAGACCTGATCAAAAAACTTCTGCCAAGGCTGCTCAATCCGGATGAGCACAAGAAAGCGCTGAAACAGCCCTTCTGGATCGACTTAAGTGCCAGGCGGGAAAAAGAATGGACCCAGGCCCGGCTCGCCTTTCTCATCCGCCTGAACGAGCAGCGAGACCCCCTTCGAAAATCGTTGAAAAGCCCTTTGATCCTGATTCTTCCCCAGGAAGAACGATCCCGGATCAAAGAATTAGTCCCGGATTTGTGGGCCATCCGGGACTTCAGCATGGAAACCCGGATGTGGCTGGCTGACCAGCCGGATTCAACGCATCGTCCTTCCAGTGCATCCAGCCTTGTTTTCCCTCTCACTGACCAGGACCGGTCCATGATCGAGGAGTGGAAAAAATTATCAGGCAGGAATCGAAAGGACCGCGGTTTTTTTCTGGCAGCCCAGAGGGCATGGGAGGCCTGCAGACGGACAGGGCAGTTTCAACTGGGCCGCAGGGTTGCAGAAAGCCAGCTTAATTTTTCAAAAAAAATCATAGAACGAATTGGCGAGACGCCGCAGTCGCTTCGCGACCTGTCCATATCGCTTGAGAATGTGGGTAAGACATCCCAGGCCCTGGGGGAATTTGAGACAGCCAGAACGCTATTTAAGGAAAGCCTTGAGATCCGCAAAAAAATCTTAGAACGCGTGGGCGAGACACCAGAGTCACTTCGAGACCTCTCCATAGCGCTTGATAATGTGGGTAATACGTCCCAGTCCATGGGGGAATTTGAGGCAGCCAGAACACTATTTAAGGAAAGCCTTGAGATCAGCAGAAAAATCTTAGAACGCGTTGGCGAGACGCCAGAGTCACTTCGAGACCTTTTCATAACGCTTAATAATGTGGGTAATACGTCCCAGTCCATGGGGGAATTTGAGGCAGCCAGAACACTATTTAAGGAAAGCCTTGAGATCAGCAGAAAAATCTTAGAACGCGTTGGCGAGACACCAGAGTCACTTCGTGACCTCTCCATATCGTTAAATAATGTGGGTAAGACGTCCCAGTCCATGGGGGAATTTGAGGCAGCCAGAACACTATTTAAGGAAAGCCTTGAGATCAGCAGAAAAATCTTAGAACGCGTGGGCGAGACGCCAGAGTCACTTCGAGACCTCTCCATAGCGCTTGATAATGTGGGTAATACGTCCCAGTCCATGGGGGAATTTGAGGCAGCCAGAACGCTATTTAAGGAAAGCCTTGAGATCCGCAAAAAAATCTTAGAACGCGTGGGCGAGACACCAGAGTCACTTCGAGACCTCTCCATAGCGTTAAATAATGTGGGTAAGACGTCCCAGTCCATGGGGGAATTTGAGGCAGCCAGAACACTATTTGAGGAAAGCCTTGGGATCCGCAAAAAAATCTTAGAACGCGTGGGCGAGACGCCCGAGTCACTTCGAGACCTCTCCATAGCGCTTGAGAATGTGGGTAAGACGTCCCAGTCCATGGGAGAATTTGAGGCAGCCAGAACACTATTTGAGGAAAGCCTTGAGATCCGCAAAAAAATCTTAGAACGCGTCGGCGAGACACCAAAGTCACTTCGAGACCTCTCCATAGCGCTTGAGAATGTGAGTAAGACGTCCCAGTCCATGGGAGAATTTGAGGCAGCCAGAACACTATTTGAGGAAAGCCTTGAGATCCGCAAAAAAATCTTAGAACGCGTCGGCGAGACACCAAAGTCACTTCGAGACCTTTTCATAGCGCTTGATAATGTGGGTAAGACGTCCCAGTCCATGGGGGAATTTGAGGCAGCCAGAACACTATTTGAGAAAAGCCTTGAGATCAGCAGAAAAATCTTAGAACGCGTTAGCGAGACACCAGAGTCACTTCGAGACCTCTCCATAGCGCTTGATAATGTGGGTAAGACGTCCCAGTCCATGGGGGAATTTGAGGCAGCCAGAACACTATTTGAGGAAAGCCTTGAGATCAGCAGAAAAATCTTAGAACGCGTCGGCGAGACACCAGAGTCACTTCGAGACCTCTCCGTATCTCTTGATAATATGGGCAAAGTACTGCAGGACCTGGGAGAAGGTGAAAGCGCGAGTAAATTTTTTCACCAAGGCCTTACCATTGCAAATGAATTATCCCAAATATATCCAGAATATCCGGACTACAAGGATCTAAAAAGCCATTTTGAAACCCGGTTGGGCCAATTGAAAGAATAA